Proteins from one Bacteroides mediterraneensis genomic window:
- a CDS encoding HAD-IA family hydrolase, with translation MFQQNIHQYLTTHHFTQINLKAVLFDMDGVLFDSMKNHAAAWHEAMKQYGMNLSREEAYLHEGRTGASTINIVSQRERGYEASEEEINKIYQTKSDLFNSLPKAAPMHGALEVLKKIKAAGLIPMVVTGSGQHSLLDKLNHYFPDIFHRELMVTAFDVKYGKPNPEPYLMALQKAGIKADEAIVIENAPLGVRAGVAAGIFTVALNTGPLPDEVLLQEGANLLFPSMQAFSENWESFYQCLQTTSL, from the coding sequence TCTCACAACCCATCATTTTACCCAAATCAATCTGAAAGCCGTATTGTTCGATATGGACGGAGTGCTGTTCGATTCCATGAAAAACCACGCTGCGGCCTGGCATGAGGCGATGAAACAATATGGCATGAACCTGAGCAGAGAAGAGGCTTACCTCCATGAAGGACGCACCGGTGCCTCCACCATCAACATTGTCAGCCAAAGGGAAAGAGGCTACGAGGCTTCTGAAGAAGAAATCAACAAAATCTATCAAACCAAGAGCGACTTGTTCAACAGCCTCCCTAAAGCGGCCCCCATGCACGGAGCCCTCGAAGTATTGAAGAAGATAAAGGCTGCCGGCCTTATCCCTATGGTAGTCACCGGTTCCGGACAACATTCCTTGTTGGACAAACTGAATCACTACTTCCCAGACATCTTTCACCGCGAACTGATGGTCACGGCTTTCGACGTAAAATATGGGAAACCCAATCCGGAGCCCTACCTGATGGCCTTACAGAAAGCGGGAATCAAAGCTGATGAAGCGATTGTCATCGAAAATGCCCCACTCGGCGTACGGGCCGGAGTAGCTGCCGGAATCTTTACAGTCGCCCTGAATACCGGACCGCTTCCCGATGAAGTACTCTTGCAAGAAGGAGCTAACCTGCTTTTCCCTTCCATGCAAGCTTTCAGTGAAAACTGGGAATCGTTCTACCAGTGTCTGCAAACCACTTCCCTATAA
- a CDS encoding ROK family transcriptional regulator, whose product MGQTLLTNIQKGVKSALVKQRIITHLIYAGSTTITDLSKSMGLSVPTVTKFVDEMCKEGYVNDCGKLETSGGRHPSLYGLNSDSAYFIGVALAVQSLSLGAINFKGDVLQTKMEIPFTLENTPECLERICREIEIFIDELPCDKSKILNICIGMTGRVNPETGCSYTHLTFGDKPLAQMFTDRLGINVCIDNDSRAMAYGEFITRPEKCPKNLIFINVNWGLGMAIIIDGKLYSGMSGFAGEFGHNYGYDNQQICYCGKKGCIETEVSCSALYRKFIARLRQGENSILLKEKAIDDITLADIISAVRREDVLAIELVEEIGAKLGRHIGDLINVFNPEQVIIGGEFSKVGEYLLPPVISAVRKYTLNLMYKDSDIVLSELKEKANVIGSSLLSRSKLFALE is encoded by the coding sequence ATGGGTCAGACTCTATTGACAAACATACAGAAAGGCGTTAAAAGTGCGTTAGTAAAACAGCGTATCATTACGCATTTGATTTATGCAGGCAGCACCACAATTACAGATTTGTCTAAATCAATGGGGCTAAGTGTTCCTACCGTGACAAAATTTGTGGATGAAATGTGCAAAGAGGGATATGTGAACGATTGTGGAAAACTGGAGACCAGTGGAGGACGTCATCCTAGTTTATACGGATTGAATTCGGATTCCGCCTATTTTATAGGAGTGGCATTGGCTGTACAGTCTTTAAGCCTGGGAGCCATCAACTTTAAAGGGGATGTGCTGCAAACAAAGATGGAAATTCCGTTTACGTTGGAAAACACACCGGAGTGTCTGGAGCGCATCTGTCGGGAAATCGAAATCTTTATCGATGAACTTCCTTGTGACAAGTCGAAAATATTGAATATTTGCATTGGCATGACCGGACGTGTCAATCCGGAAACAGGATGCAGTTATACACACCTGACATTTGGTGACAAGCCGTTGGCTCAAATGTTTACCGACAGGCTGGGCATCAATGTCTGCATTGACAATGACAGCCGGGCTATGGCGTATGGAGAATTCATCACACGCCCGGAGAAGTGTCCGAAGAATCTTATCTTTATTAATGTGAACTGGGGACTGGGAATGGCCATCATCATTGATGGAAAGTTGTATTCCGGGATGTCTGGGTTTGCAGGTGAATTTGGACATAACTATGGATACGACAACCAGCAGATTTGTTATTGCGGAAAGAAAGGATGTATCGAGACGGAAGTTTCCTGTTCGGCATTATATCGTAAGTTTATCGCCCGTCTTCGTCAGGGAGAAAATTCCATCCTGCTGAAAGAGAAAGCCATCGATGATATTACGCTGGCCGATATTATTTCGGCGGTACGTCGGGAAGATGTGCTGGCCATTGAGCTGGTGGAAGAAATCGGAGCCAAGCTGGGACGTCATATCGGTGACTTGATTAATGTGTTCAATCCCGAGCAGGTGATTATTGGAGGTGAATTTTCAAAAGTAGGAGAATACCTGCTTCCTCCGGTTATCTCGGCTGTCCGTAAATATACACTGAATCTGATGTATAAGGATTCAGACATCGTATTGTCTGAGTTAAAAGAAAAGGCGAATGTGATAGGTTCTTCCCTGTTGTCAAGAAGCAAGCTGTTCGCGTTGGAATAA
- the nagB gene encoding glucosamine-6-phosphate deaminase, translated as MRLIIEPDYSALSNWAANYVAKKINAANPTKEKPFVLGLPTGSSPLGMYKALIELNKKGVVSFKNVVTFNMDEYVGLPESHPESYHSFMFNNFFNHIDICKENIHILNGNAADLEAECANYEKEIEKFGGIDLFLGGIGPDGHIAFNEPGSSLSSRTRVKTLTTDTIIANSRFFENDVNKVPKTALTVGVGTVLSAKEVLIICNGHNKARALQHAVEGGITQMWTISALQMHQHGIIVCDEAATDELKVGTYKYFKDIEKNNL; from the coding sequence ATGAGACTAATCATTGAACCTGATTACAGTGCTCTGTCCAACTGGGCAGCAAATTATGTAGCAAAGAAAATCAACGCAGCTAACCCTACTAAAGAAAAACCGTTTGTATTGGGTCTCCCTACCGGTTCATCTCCACTGGGAATGTATAAAGCCCTGATTGAATTGAATAAAAAAGGAGTTGTATCTTTTAAAAATGTAGTGACTTTCAATATGGACGAATACGTTGGGCTTCCAGAATCTCATCCGGAAAGTTACCACTCATTCATGTTCAACAATTTCTTCAACCACATTGACATCTGCAAGGAAAACATCCATATCCTGAACGGTAATGCAGCCGATTTGGAAGCAGAATGTGCCAACTATGAAAAAGAAATTGAGAAATTCGGCGGTATCGACCTGTTTCTGGGAGGTATCGGTCCCGACGGTCACATCGCATTCAACGAACCGGGTTCTTCATTGAGTTCACGCACCCGTGTGAAAACACTGACTACCGACACCATCATTGCCAACTCCCGTTTCTTTGAAAACGATGTGAACAAAGTGCCTAAAACCGCACTGACCGTAGGAGTAGGTACCGTGCTTTCTGCCAAGGAAGTGCTGATTATCTGCAACGGACACAACAAGGCTCGCGCTTTGCAGCATGCCGTAGAAGGAGGCATCACACAGATGTGGACCATCAGCGCACTCCAGATGCACCAGCACGGCATCATCGTATGTGACGAAGCTGCCACGGATGAACTGAAAGTCGGTACTTACAAATATTTCAAGGATATCGAAAAGAACAATCTTTAA
- a CDS encoding glucosamine-6-phosphate deaminase, giving the protein MRTNLSSQISLNRVSPRYYRPENAVERSVLTRLEKIPTNIFETIEEGVVQIANEIVAKIQDRQREGKFCTIAVGTGASLRPLFAELIRKHKDEGVSFRNVVFFNLYEYYPLSEGGGSSFNHLNKLFLSQIDIDRQNIFTMDGTIPQEGITEHCRLYEQRIQTFGGIDIVIMGVGREGNIGMNEPGSHASSTTRLILIDATSRSEAAHNIGVDNLPPCSITMGINTILSARKVYLLAWGEDKADIIRSAVEDKVSDTLPASYLQIHANTSVCIDLAAAAHLTRIQRPWLVTSCEWNDKLVRSAIVWLCTTLNKPILKLTNKDYNENGLSELLALYGSAYNANIKVFNDLQHTITGWPGGKPNADDTYRPERAKPFPKRVVVFSPHPDDDVISMGGTLRRLVQQGHDVHVAYETSGNIAVGDEEVVRFMHFINGFNQLFENSEDKVICDKYAEIKKFLSTKKEGDMDTRDILTIKGLIRRGEARTACTFNHIPLDHCHFLDLPFYETGKIEKNPISEADVEIVLNLLREVKPHQIYVAGDLADPHGTHRVCTDAVFAAIDEEKNAGAEWLKDCRIWMYRGAWAEWEIENIEMAVPLSPEELRAKRNSILKHQSQMESAPFLGNDERLFWQRSEDRNRGTASLYDHLGLACYEAMEAFVEYKPI; this is encoded by the coding sequence ATGAGAACAAACCTAAGCTCTCAAATCTCACTGAACCGTGTATCTCCCAGATACTACCGCCCGGAAAATGCGGTAGAACGCTCTGTGCTGACACGATTGGAAAAAATACCCACTAATATTTTCGAGACCATCGAGGAAGGTGTGGTACAGATTGCCAACGAAATCGTAGCTAAAATACAGGACAGACAACGGGAAGGAAAATTCTGTACTATTGCCGTAGGCACGGGAGCTTCCCTGCGTCCTCTTTTTGCCGAACTGATTCGGAAACACAAAGATGAAGGCGTCAGCTTCCGCAACGTGGTATTCTTCAACCTGTATGAATATTATCCGCTGAGCGAAGGAGGCGGCAGCAGCTTCAATCATTTGAACAAACTTTTCCTTTCCCAGATAGATATTGACCGCCAGAACATCTTCACCATGGACGGAACGATTCCTCAGGAAGGCATTACAGAACACTGCCGCTTGTACGAACAGCGTATCCAGACTTTCGGAGGCATTGACATTGTCATCATGGGAGTAGGTCGGGAAGGCAATATCGGTATGAATGAACCGGGTTCACATGCCAGTTCGACTACCCGTCTGATTCTGATTGATGCGACATCCCGTTCGGAAGCCGCACACAACATCGGAGTAGACAATCTGCCTCCATGCTCCATCACCATGGGTATCAATACCATCCTGAGCGCCCGCAAAGTATATTTGCTGGCATGGGGCGAAGACAAAGCCGACATCATCCGAAGTGCGGTAGAGGACAAGGTAAGTGATACATTGCCGGCTTCTTACCTGCAAATTCATGCCAACACGTCGGTCTGCATCGACCTGGCAGCCGCTGCCCATCTGACACGTATCCAACGTCCGTGGCTGGTAACGAGCTGTGAATGGAACGACAAGCTGGTGAGAAGCGCGATTGTATGGTTGTGCACCACACTCAACAAACCGATTCTGAAACTGACCAACAAAGATTACAACGAAAACGGCTTGAGCGAACTGCTGGCACTCTACGGCTCTGCCTACAATGCCAATATCAAAGTGTTCAACGACTTGCAGCATACCATTACCGGATGGCCGGGCGGAAAACCGAACGCAGACGATACGTATCGTCCGGAACGTGCCAAACCGTTCCCGAAACGGGTAGTGGTATTCTCTCCGCATCCGGATGATGACGTGATTTCCATGGGAGGAACCTTGCGCCGACTCGTACAGCAAGGGCATGACGTACACGTAGCCTATGAGACTTCCGGCAATATCGCCGTAGGTGATGAAGAAGTGGTACGCTTCATGCACTTCATCAACGGCTTCAACCAGCTGTTTGAAAACAGTGAAGACAAGGTTATCTGCGACAAATACGCTGAAATAAAGAAATTCCTCTCTACCAAGAAGGAAGGTGATATGGATACCCGCGACATCCTGACCATCAAAGGTCTCATCCGCCGCGGAGAAGCACGTACAGCTTGTACGTTCAACCACATTCCACTTGACCATTGCCACTTCCTGGATCTTCCCTTCTATGAAACCGGAAAGATTGAAAAGAATCCTATCAGCGAAGCCGATGTGGAAATCGTACTGAACCTGCTCCGTGAAGTAAAACCTCACCAGATTTACGTAGCCGGTGACCTGGCCGACCCACATGGTACCCACCGCGTATGTACGGACGCCGTATTCGCCGCCATCGACGAAGAAAAGAATGCCGGTGCCGAATGGTTGAAAGACTGTCGCATCTGGATGTACCGTGGTGCATGGGCCGAATGGGAAATCGAAAACATCGAAATGGCCGTGCCGCTGAGTCCGGAAGAACTTCGTGCAAAACGTAACTCCATCCTGAAACATCAGTCACAGATGGAAAGCGCACCGTTCCTGGGCAACGACGAACGCCTGTTCTGGCAAAGAAGTGAAGACCGTAACCGTGGAACTGCTTCACTTTACGACCATTTAGGACTGGCTTGCTATGAAGCCATGGAAGCTTTTGTAGAATATAAACCTATCTAA
- a CDS encoding transglutaminase domain-containing protein, producing MKKLLIPAFAFWLSCLFPSCTSTSTNHFLKEADYRNKVEADFGQKKEILNRGNLFDIFNEEMSQEEREAMMFLYAYMTPGDISDYSGEFYLKNVRLALQNRKETSWGAGIPDMIFRHFVLPVRVNNENLDNAREVFRQELMPRVEKLSMYDAVLEVNHWCHEKVVYTPTDSRTSAPLATVKTAYGRCGEESTFLVAALRAVGIPARQVYTPRWAHTDDNHAWVEAWVDGKWYFLGACEPEPVLNLGWFNAPASRGMLMHTKVFGAYDGPEEVMKTTANYTEINIIDNYAQSAPVTVTVVDSLGKAVEGAHVEFKIYNYAEFFTVANKTTDAQGKASLSAGLGDMLVYASANQRFGLKKVSFGKDKEVTLTLSHRPGDVFADTLHIVPPAEKANLPEVTEAQRKENTLRMAQEDSIRNAYVASFPTEEKAQAFAQEQKLDETRTSDFIIKSRGNYADIMQFLSHAVEKGQGTRALELLGTLAEKDLRDTPCSILEDHLYGTDATADVKEVLAPRIASEMLTPYRSYLQKAFPAELAAQFKTDPQALVKWCKDSLTIRNDLSTLFTTTSPEGVWRSRVTDSQSRDIFFVAAARSLGIPAWKDEVNGNICYRLNGNPVLVDFEKSEGGNLSEGILKATYEPIPRLDNPKYYTHFTLSKYDNGTFQLQNHPEDASWTSLLKNGSQMSTGYYMLVTGSRMANGGVLSQVSFFTVEEGKTTVTPLCMRNNTEEVRVIGNFNSEALYTRPDNGEQVSILSTTGRGYYIVGVLGVGQEPTNHALKDIEIKKAEFEKWGRTIVLLFTDEAAYRKFDRKEFPNLPSNVVFGIDKDGSILKMMAENMKLGNKPTLPVIILGDTFNRVVFESHGYTIGMGEQLLHVIHGL from the coding sequence ATGAAAAAACTACTCATACCCGCATTTGCATTTTGGCTCAGTTGCCTTTTCCCCTCGTGTACTTCAACTTCTACCAACCATTTTCTGAAAGAGGCCGACTACCGTAACAAAGTAGAAGCTGACTTCGGACAAAAAAAAGAAATACTCAACCGGGGAAATCTTTTTGACATCTTCAATGAAGAGATGTCACAGGAAGAACGGGAAGCCATGATGTTCCTGTATGCCTATATGACTCCGGGCGACATTTCCGATTATTCCGGAGAATTCTATCTGAAAAATGTACGTTTAGCACTCCAGAACCGGAAAGAAACCTCATGGGGAGCTGGAATTCCAGACATGATATTCCGCCACTTTGTACTTCCTGTCAGAGTCAATAATGAAAACCTGGACAATGCCCGCGAAGTGTTCCGCCAGGAACTGATGCCGCGTGTAGAAAAGTTATCCATGTACGACGCCGTACTGGAAGTAAACCACTGGTGTCATGAAAAAGTGGTCTACACCCCGACCGACAGCCGTACCAGCGCTCCGCTGGCTACCGTAAAAACGGCTTACGGACGTTGCGGAGAAGAATCCACCTTCCTGGTAGCTGCCCTGCGTGCCGTAGGTATTCCGGCCCGCCAGGTCTACACACCGCGCTGGGCACACACCGACGACAACCATGCCTGGGTAGAAGCCTGGGTGGACGGAAAATGGTACTTCCTCGGCGCCTGCGAACCGGAACCTGTGCTGAATCTGGGATGGTTCAACGCTCCGGCCAGCCGCGGCATGCTGATGCATACCAAAGTATTCGGTGCATACGACGGACCGGAAGAAGTGATGAAAACCACGGCCAACTACACCGAAATCAACATCATCGACAATTATGCGCAGAGTGCACCGGTCACCGTCACCGTGGTCGATTCATTGGGAAAGGCTGTGGAAGGTGCCCATGTAGAGTTCAAGATTTATAATTACGCTGAGTTCTTCACCGTAGCCAACAAAACGACTGACGCGCAAGGCAAAGCCTCACTTTCTGCCGGACTGGGCGACATGCTGGTATATGCTTCTGCCAACCAGCGCTTCGGACTGAAAAAAGTATCTTTCGGCAAGGACAAGGAAGTAACCCTTACCCTCTCCCACCGTCCGGGTGACGTGTTTGCAGATACCCTGCACATCGTACCGCCTGCCGAAAAGGCTAACCTGCCGGAGGTGACCGAAGCCCAGCGCAAGGAAAATACCCTGCGTATGGCCCAGGAAGATTCTATCCGCAATGCCTACGTGGCCAGCTTCCCGACAGAAGAAAAGGCCCAAGCATTTGCCCAAGAACAGAAACTGGACGAAACACGTACCAGCGACTTCATCATAAAATCCAGAGGCAACTACGCCGACATCATGCAGTTCCTCTCACATGCCGTGGAAAAAGGACAGGGCACACGGGCACTGGAGCTGCTGGGCACACTGGCCGAGAAGGACTTGCGCGATACACCTTGCTCCATTCTGGAAGACCACCTTTATGGCACGGACGCTACTGCGGACGTAAAAGAAGTGCTGGCCCCGCGTATTGCCAGCGAAATGCTGACACCTTACAGGAGTTACTTGCAGAAGGCATTTCCTGCCGAACTGGCTGCCCAATTCAAAACCGACCCACAAGCGCTTGTGAAATGGTGTAAGGACAGCCTGACCATCCGCAATGACCTGAGCACCTTGTTTACAACCACCTCACCGGAAGGAGTATGGCGCAGCCGGGTGACAGACTCCCAGTCCAGAGACATCTTCTTTGTAGCAGCCGCCCGCAGTCTGGGCATTCCTGCCTGGAAAGATGAAGTGAACGGCAATATCTGCTACCGTCTGAACGGCAATCCGGTGCTGGTGGACTTTGAAAAATCGGAAGGAGGCAACTTGTCGGAAGGCATACTGAAGGCCACCTACGAACCGATTCCCCGACTGGACAACCCGAAATATTACACCCACTTCACCTTGTCGAAGTACGACAACGGTACTTTCCAGCTACAGAACCATCCGGAAGATGCCAGCTGGACCTCTCTGCTGAAAAACGGAAGCCAGATGTCGACGGGATATTACATGCTGGTGACCGGCAGCCGTATGGCCAACGGAGGCGTATTGAGCCAGGTTTCTTTCTTTACAGTAGAAGAAGGCAAGACCACGGTCACTCCGCTTTGCATGCGCAACAATACGGAGGAAGTACGTGTCATCGGCAACTTCAATTCAGAAGCGTTGTACACCCGACCGGACAACGGGGAACAGGTATCTATCCTCAGCACCACAGGCCGCGGTTATTACATTGTCGGTGTACTGGGCGTAGGACAGGAACCTACCAACCATGCCTTGAAAGACATCGAAATCAAGAAAGCGGAATTTGAAAAATGGGGACGTACGATTGTACTGCTCTTTACCGACGAAGCGGCCTACCGGAAATTCGACCGCAAAGAGTTCCCCAACCTGCCATCGAACGTGGTATTTGGAATCGACAAGGACGGAAGCATCCTCAAGATGATGGCCGAAAACATGAAACTGGGCAACAAGCCCACCCTGCCGGTGATTATCCTGGGCGATACGTTCAACCGCGTGGTCTTCGAGTCACACGGATACACCATCGGCATGGGCGAGCAACTGCTCCACGTCATCCACGGGCTGTAA
- a CDS encoding copper homeostasis protein CutC has protein sequence MKNYMFEICANSAESCVAAQQGGAHRVELCAGMPEGGTTPSIGEIKVARKLIDIRLHVIIRPRGGDFLYTPSELDIMEEDILAARQAGADGVVFGCLTPEGDLDKPAMQRLMKAAKGLSVTFHRAFDYVKSPAKVLEELIDMGVNRVLTSGQMPTAIEGATLLAELVKQAGDRIIIMPGCGVNEHNIAELARVTGAGEFHFSAREQKESRMLLRNPALSMGGTDMDEYCHPVTTPEKVRRTIAALTARG, from the coding sequence ATGAAAAACTACATGTTTGAAATTTGCGCGAACTCCGCGGAGAGTTGTGTGGCTGCCCAGCAGGGAGGAGCCCATCGGGTTGAATTGTGTGCCGGCATGCCGGAAGGGGGAACCACTCCCTCCATTGGCGAAATCAAGGTGGCCCGGAAATTGATTGATATCCGTCTGCATGTCATTATCCGTCCGCGCGGAGGAGATTTTCTGTACACTCCTTCGGAACTTGACATCATGGAAGAAGACATTCTGGCCGCCCGTCAGGCTGGAGCCGACGGAGTGGTGTTCGGCTGTCTGACTCCGGAAGGAGATCTCGACAAGCCGGCCATGCAGCGATTGATGAAGGCTGCCAAGGGACTCTCGGTCACTTTTCATCGTGCGTTTGATTATGTGAAGTCTCCTGCTAAGGTGTTGGAGGAACTGATTGATATGGGAGTGAACCGTGTGCTGACTTCCGGCCAGATGCCCACTGCGATAGAAGGGGCTACGTTGCTGGCGGAACTGGTGAAGCAGGCAGGCGACCGTATCATTATCATGCCGGGTTGCGGGGTGAATGAACACAACATCGCGGAACTGGCCAGGGTGACAGGTGCCGGTGAATTCCATTTCTCGGCGCGTGAGCAAAAAGAAAGCCGGATGCTTCTTCGCAATCCAGCTTTGTCGATGGGAGGTACGGATATGGATGAATATTGTCATCCGGTCACGACCCCCGAAAAGGTCCGTCGTACCATCGCGGCGCTTACAGCCCGTGGATGA
- a CDS encoding MBOAT family protein: MWKLNWTELGIDWDRLKDVLTYDSAQPMIFSSGLFLFLFLGFSLVYLLLQKKTTARLLFVTLFSYYFYYKSSGFYFFLLGIVTVSDFLLARRMEVTVPAWKRKMLVMCSLCINLGLLCYFKYTNFFYEMLAPLWNGQFQPLDIFLPVGISFFTFQSLSYTIDVYRRDLKPLSNLLDYAFYVSFFPQLVAGPIVRARDFIPQIRQPLFVSSEMFGQGIFFIVSGLFKKAVISDYISVNFVERIFDNPGLYSGLENLFGVYGYALQIYCDFSGYSDMAIGIALLLGFRFPLNFNSPYKADSVTDFWHRWHISLSTWLRDYLYISLGGNRKGKIRTYINLILTMLLGGLWHGASWNFVVWGGLHGVALALHKFFRSLLGRSKQYRSQGIRKFFAVVLTFHFVCFCWIFFRNATFEASVTMIRQIFTAFHPELLEQLLTGYWKVFVLMGVGFLLHFCPDSWQNACSRGMVRLPLVAQAVVMIALIYLVIQVKSSDIQPFIYFQF; the protein is encoded by the coding sequence ATGTGGAAACTCAACTGGACGGAACTCGGAATTGACTGGGATAGATTGAAGGATGTGCTGACGTATGATTCCGCGCAGCCGATGATTTTCAGCAGTGGACTGTTTCTTTTTCTTTTCTTAGGATTCAGTCTGGTCTATCTTCTCTTGCAGAAGAAGACCACGGCACGCCTGCTGTTTGTCACTTTGTTCTCGTATTACTTCTATTATAAAAGCAGCGGGTTCTACTTTTTCCTGCTGGGTATTGTCACGGTGTCCGATTTCCTGCTGGCCCGCAGGATGGAGGTCACGGTGCCGGCATGGAAACGGAAAATGCTGGTGATGTGCAGTTTGTGTATCAACCTCGGATTGCTCTGCTATTTCAAGTACACGAATTTCTTCTATGAGATGCTGGCCCCCTTGTGGAACGGACAGTTCCAGCCGCTCGACATCTTCTTGCCGGTAGGTATTTCGTTTTTCACTTTCCAGTCGCTGAGCTACACCATCGATGTGTATCGCCGGGATTTGAAGCCATTGTCGAACCTGCTGGATTATGCGTTTTATGTGTCCTTCTTTCCGCAGCTGGTAGCCGGACCGATTGTGCGTGCCCGCGATTTCATTCCGCAAATCCGGCAGCCGCTTTTCGTTTCGTCGGAGATGTTCGGACAGGGGATTTTCTTTATCGTGAGTGGCCTGTTCAAGAAGGCGGTCATTTCGGACTACATCAGTGTGAACTTCGTAGAACGTATATTTGATAATCCGGGATTGTATTCGGGACTGGAGAACTTGTTTGGAGTGTACGGGTATGCCTTGCAGATTTACTGTGACTTCTCGGGGTATAGTGACATGGCTATCGGTATTGCCTTGCTGTTGGGATTCCGTTTTCCGCTCAACTTCAACTCGCCTTACAAGGCGGACAGTGTGACTGATTTCTGGCATCGTTGGCATATCTCTTTGTCTACCTGGTTGCGCGACTACCTTTATATCTCTCTGGGAGGCAACCGGAAAGGAAAGATTCGTACCTATATCAACCTGATATTGACCATGCTGCTGGGAGGACTCTGGCATGGAGCTTCCTGGAACTTTGTGGTGTGGGGCGGACTGCACGGAGTGGCACTTGCCTTGCATAAGTTCTTCCGCAGTTTGCTGGGGCGTTCCAAGCAGTACCGTAGTCAGGGCATACGGAAATTTTTTGCCGTGGTACTGACCTTCCATTTTGTGTGCTTCTGCTGGATTTTCTTCCGCAATGCCACGTTTGAAGCCTCTGTCACCATGATTCGTCAGATATTCACGGCCTTCCATCCGGAATTGCTGGAACAGCTTCTGACGGGTTACTGGAAAGTTTTTGTGCTGATGGGAGTCGGTTTTCTGCTCCATTTCTGTCCTGATAGCTGGCAGAACGCCTGCAGCCGCGGTATGGTGCGCTTGCCGCTGGTGGCACAGGCCGTGGTGATGATTGCCTTGATTTACCTGGTGATACAGGTGAAAAGCAGCGATATTCAGCCCTTTATCTACTTCCAGTTCTAA
- a CDS encoding GDSL-type esterase/lipase family protein yields the protein MRWNKLCVWIAWCVLCLWTMEVSAQDVLPVKSRPDRHSGHVSDSKAMQQLLKFVQVSHAMPASFRETTENRIEDPTGELLPFWQKLSVLDRPLRIVHIGDSHVRGHVFPYVVRRQLEDDFGREAVLDMQVNYRTSGLAHETGAAGIVYHILGVNGATYGSFSTPENIQQIIDLNPDLVILSFGTNEAHARRYSSTEHIAHIDYLLGELKKGCPQAVYLLTTPPGAYVRNGRRGARVINPRTKLVVKTEQDYAASRKLALWDMYHIVGGERRACLNWSAGNYYQRDKIHFTQDGYILQGLLLHEAIIKSYNNYVETQLDGTRN from the coding sequence ATGAGATGGAATAAACTGTGTGTCTGGATAGCGTGGTGCGTCCTGTGTCTTTGGACCATGGAGGTGTCGGCACAGGATGTGTTGCCGGTGAAATCACGCCCTGACCGTCATTCCGGTCATGTGTCCGACAGCAAGGCCATGCAGCAGTTGCTGAAATTTGTCCAGGTGAGCCATGCGATGCCTGCCAGTTTCAGGGAAACAACGGAAAACCGGATTGAAGACCCGACGGGAGAACTGCTTCCTTTCTGGCAGAAGCTTTCCGTGCTCGACCGCCCGCTGCGCATTGTGCACATCGGTGACTCGCACGTGCGGGGACATGTGTTTCCGTATGTGGTCCGCCGGCAGCTGGAAGATGATTTCGGACGGGAAGCGGTACTGGATATGCAGGTGAATTACCGTACGTCCGGACTGGCGCACGAAACGGGGGCTGCGGGAATCGTCTACCACATACTGGGGGTGAACGGAGCGACTTACGGTTCTTTCTCTACGCCGGAGAACATACAGCAGATTATCGACTTGAATCCCGACTTGGTGATTCTTTCTTTTGGCACAAATGAGGCTCACGCCCGTCGTTATTCTTCTACCGAACATATAGCGCATATAGATTATCTGTTGGGAGAGCTGAAAAAAGGGTGTCCGCAGGCGGTTTATCTGCTGACCACCCCACCGGGGGCTTACGTGCGCAACGGCAGGAGGGGGGCCCGGGTAATCAATCCCCGAACAAAACTGGTGGTGAAGACGGAACAGGATTATGCGGCTTCCCGGAAACTGGCCTTGTGGGACATGTACCACATTGTGGGCGGCGAACGGCGGGCATGCCTGAACTGGAGCGCCGGAAACTATTACCAACGGGACAAGATTCATTTCACGCAGGACGGATATATCCTGCAAGGATTATTATTACACGAAGCGATTATCAAATCATACAACAATTATGTGGAAACTCAACTGGACGGAACTCGGAATTGA